From the Leifsonia sp. AG29 genome, one window contains:
- a CDS encoding SDR family NAD(P)-dependent oxidoreductase has translation MSLQDRVVVVTGAAQGQGAAEAAHLASLGARVIAADRSWTEPAPRGIEQVELDVADDAGWRTLAASIEREYGTLHGLVNNAGITWRARLADIEADDLARVFAVNVGGATLGIRHLSPLMRQGGSIVNVGSAAALTAHYAVAYGASKWALRGLTKTAAMELGPRGIRVNQIDPGYIETPMTASASEAFRTANLAATPLGRIGTVDDITPLVAFLLDDGSTFITGAEIPVDGGLTSHGGGKAIADALSR, from the coding sequence ATGAGTCTTCAGGACAGGGTCGTCGTCGTCACCGGAGCCGCGCAGGGTCAGGGTGCCGCCGAGGCCGCCCACCTCGCGAGCCTCGGCGCCCGGGTGATCGCCGCGGACCGCTCGTGGACCGAACCGGCGCCTCGCGGCATCGAGCAGGTCGAACTCGACGTCGCCGACGACGCGGGCTGGCGAACGCTCGCCGCCTCCATCGAACGCGAGTACGGCACCCTGCACGGCCTCGTGAACAACGCCGGAATCACCTGGCGAGCACGCCTGGCGGACATCGAGGCCGACGACCTGGCCCGCGTCTTCGCCGTCAATGTGGGAGGCGCGACCCTCGGCATCCGGCACCTCTCGCCGCTGATGCGGCAGGGAGGCTCCATCGTCAACGTCGGCTCGGCCGCCGCGCTCACGGCGCACTACGCGGTCGCGTACGGGGCCAGCAAGTGGGCGCTCCGGGGCCTCACGAAGACGGCCGCGATGGAGCTCGGCCCGCGGGGGATCCGCGTGAACCAGATCGACCCCGGCTACATCGAGACGCCGATGACGGCGAGCGCGTCGGAGGCGTTCCGCACCGCGAACCTCGCCGCGACGCCGCTCGGCCGGATCGGGACGGTCGACGACATCACGCCGCTCGTCGCGTTCCTCCTCGACGACGGCTCGACGTTCATCACCGGCGCCGAGATCCCCGTCGACGGCGGCCTGACGTCTCATGGAGGCGGAAAGGCGATCGCGGACGCGCTGTCGCGGTGA